From Orcinus orca chromosome 3, mOrcOrc1.1, whole genome shotgun sequence, a single genomic window includes:
- the GADD45GIP1 gene encoding growth arrest and DNA damage-inducible proteins-interacting protein 1, producing MAAPVRQARSLLGLVTTLGPGSRGYRAPPPPRRSRGPWWPDPDDPLTPPWQLGPRYAAKQFGRHGAASGVAAGSLWPSRKQLHELEAEEREWYPSLAAMQESLRVQQLAEEQKLQAREQLIEERMAKMPQMIENWQRQQQERREKEQADKERRARLQAEAQERLGYHVDPRSARFQELLQDLEKQHRKRLKEEKQRKKKEARAAAMAAAAAQDPADSATPSS from the exons ATGGCTGCGCCCGTACGGCAGGCGCGCAGCCTGCTCGGGTTGGTGACGACCCTAGGCCCGGGCTCCCGCGGCTACCGAGCGCCTCCGCCCCCGCGCCGCTCAAGGGGGCCCTGGTGGCCCGACCCAGATGACCCACTGACCCCGCCCTGGCAGCTGGGGCCGCGCTACGCAGCTAAGCAGTTCGGGCGGCATGGCGCCGCCTCCGGGGTGGCCGCCGGTTCTCTGTGGCCTTCGCGGAAACAGCTGCACGAGCTGGAGGCTGAGGAGCGCGAATGGTACCCGAGCCTGGCGGCCATGCAGGAGTCGCTGCGGGTCCAGCAGCTGGCCGAGGAGCAGAAGCTACAAGCCAG GGAGCAGCTCATTGAAGAGCGCATGGCCAAGATGCCACAGATGATTGAGAactggcagcggcagcagcaggagCGCAGGGAGAAGGAGCAAGCAGACAAGGAGCGGAGGGCTCGGCTGCAGGCTGAGGCCCAGGAGCGCCTGGGATACCACGTGGACCCGAGGAGTGCCCGCTTCCAGGAGCTGCTGCAGGACTTGGAGAAGCAGCATCGCAAGCGCCTCAAagaggagaaacaaagaaagaagaaggaggcACGAGCTGCTGCGATGGCCGCTGCTGCAGCCCAAGACCCAGCAGACTCTGCAACACCCAGCTCCTGA